One Drechmeria coniospora strain ARSEF 6962 chromosome 01, whole genome shotgun sequence genomic region harbors:
- a CDS encoding FF domain protein → MSKLKSTYVPSAAVLPPGWTEHKAPSGHSYYYNADTKESTYKRPGASQPQAEPVFTPNPYSGIPNLSDPRVANAYLAQLGNAQPPSGARDGHDGRRGRGGHDGRPRPQPVDKPRRKEAIPGHEPWLLVYTKYSRRFVYNPVKKASYWRFPEKLMPAILELDKARISSKAATEDEGGEKPLAGPQPAPRPERIRETAAEADGDGSEYEEVEVEVTDDEGQGADDEDELGGRHPSKRQRTDGTDEDEADQGPVEFTEADIAAQLQMMGAEYGLEPGDYDDGNMEDWPEGTEGVEFSEDDARFLFKDLLNDFGINPYSPWDQLLDDGKIVDDARYTALTTTKARRECWDEWSREKIIEMKERRAKEERKDPKVAYLAFLQDKASPKLYWPEFKRKYKKEEPMKEAKLSDKEREKLYREHISRLKMSQPARKSDLAALLKSQPAHLLHSKSMSTGLPTQMLSDIRYISLEPSVRDPLVEAYVQALPPPPEDAAAAEEDEERRKDREARHRREQALEERNRAVEEQKRRREREVAASKARLREGEREIEEAMRVGKRGLQSQLGDG, encoded by the coding sequence ATGTCCAAGCTCAAGTCAACGTACGTACCCTCTGCTGCCGTGCTGCCTCCCGGCTGGACGGAGCACAAGGCGCCGTCGGGACACAGCTACTACTACAACGCCGACACGAAAGAGTCGACCTACAAGCGCCCTGGTGCGTCACAACCCCAGGCTGAGCCAGTGTTCACTCCCAACCCATACTCCGGCATCCCGAATCTCTCGGACCCCCGAGTTGCCAATGCCTACCTTGCTCAGTTGGGCAACGCacagccgccgtcgggcgcACGCGACGGACACGACGGGCgccgcggacgaggcggccacgacggtcGTCCGCGGCCGCAGCCAGTGGACAAGCCGCGGAGAAAGGAGGCGATCCCGGGGCACGAGCCGTGGCTCCTTGTTTACACCAAGTACTCGCGGCGATTCGTCTACAACCCGGTCAAGAAGGCGAGCTACTGGCGCTTTCCCGAGAAGCTGATGCCCGCCAttctcgagctcgacaaggCACGAATCAGCAGCAAGGCGGCAACCGAGGATGAGGGGGGGGAAAAGCCTCTCGCAGGACCGCaaccggcgccgaggccggaaAGAATACGCGAGAcagccgccgaagccgacggagacggctCCGAGTATGaagaggtcgaggtcgaggtcacggacgacgagggacagggggccgacgacgaggacgagcttgGCGGCCGACACCCATCGAAGAGGCAACGGACGGATGGaaccgacgaagacgaggccgaccAGGGGCCGGTGGAGTTTACCGAGGCCGACATCGCTGCCCAGTTGCAGATGATGGGTGCCGAGTACGGCCTCGAGCCGGGCGACTACGACGACGGAAACATGGAGGATTGGCCCGAAGGCACAGAGGGCGTCGAGTTTTCGGAAGACGACGCCAGGTTCCTGTTCAAGGACCTCCTCAACGACTTCGGCATCAACCCCTACAGCCCGTGGgaccagctcctcgacgacggcaagatcgtcgacgacgcgcgcTACACGGCCCTGACGACGACCAAAGCCCGTCGCGAATGTTGGGATGAATGGTCGCGCGAGAAGATCATCGAGATGAAGGAGCGGCGGgcgaaggaggagaggaaggatCCCAAGGTTGCCTACCTCGCCTTCCTGCAAGACAAGGCAAGCCCGAAGCTGTACTGGCCCGAGTTCAagcgcaagtacaagaaGGAGGAGCCGATGAAGGAGGCCAAGCTGTCGGACAAGGAGCGCGAAAAGTTGTACCGCGAGCACATCAGCCGGCTCAAGATGTCGCAGCCGGCACGCAAGTCGGACCTCGCGGCCCTGCTCAAGTCTCAACCGGCGCACCTGCTGCACAGCAAGTCGATGTCGACGGGGCTGCCGACCCAGATGCTTTCCGACATCCGGTACATCTCGCTCGAGCCGTCGGTGCGCGACCCGTTGGTCGAGGCCTACGTGCAGGCCCTCCCACCGCCACCCGAGGatgccgcggcggccgaggaggacgaggagaggcgCAAGGACCGCGAGGCGCGCCACCGGCGCGAGCAGGCGCTGGAGGAGCGCAACCGTGCCGTCGAAGAGCAGAAAAGGCGAAGGGAGAgggaggtggcggcgagcaaggcaCGCCTACGCGAGGGGGAGCGCGAGATTGAAGAGGCCATGCGCGTCGGCAAGCGGGGGCTGCAGAGCCAATTGGGCGATGGCTGA
- a CDS encoding ATP-binding cassette transporter ABC1 yields MASSANQPPAEAEARGALGSPDEQKPAKEKNKVDAGADQVEQEPARSSRSSDDGSTSDDDEDGEAGGLLRRHDTSAMIEQNERSEIVRIATALSRRRSSVAVPQVGPSPLPGIAEDPALNPESTEFDLSKWLRNFVEQLQEEGFVARRTGVTFKDLDVFGSGSALQLQQTVSSVLMAPVRLGEFFSFGKKEPKQILHAFEGLVLSGELLVVLGRPGSGCSTLLKTLCGETHGLNLGEKSYVNYSGVPQKKMQKEFKGEMVYNQEVEKHFPHLTTGQTLEFAASVRTPSHRIQGMSRAEFCRYVAKVVMAVFGLSHTYNTKVGNDFIRGVSGGERKRVSIAEMVLAGSPFSCWDNSTRGLDSATAFKFVRALRMSSDLGSHTNIVAIYQASQSIYDLFDKAIVLYEGRQIYFGPADQARGYFERQGWLCPPRQTTGDFLTSVTNPQERQAREGMESQVPRTPEDFERCWRASPECLALRNDIAAYEQEFSAEQQHESIVKFREQKNFRQSKRVRPKSPYIINTWMQLKLLTKRAYQRIWNNISASMTQAVSQLVMALIIGSIFYGTPDATVGFYAKGSTLFMAILLNALTAIAEISGLYEQRPIVEKHASYAFYHPAWEAAAGILADIPIKFVTATVFNIVLYFMAGLREEAGAFFLYFLITYMSIFVMSAIFRTLAAATRTISQAMALAGVLVLALVIYTGFAIRVPEMHPWFSWIRWVNPIFYAFEILVANEFHNRNFTCSAIIPPYSPPQGDYWICNAIGAVAGEYTVSGDAFIAENYEYYWSNVWRNLGILWAFLIGFMALYFLVAELNSSTTSTAEALVFQRGSVPQYLLKGNGNAGQEAGVAAKADAATKPDGGGADVKALEPQKDIFTWRNVVYDIEIKGEPRRLLDHVSGWVKPGTLTALMGVSGAGKTTLLDVLAQRTTMGVITGDMLVNGKPRDASFQRKTGYVQQQDLHLQTATVRESLRFSAMLRQPKSVTKKEKYAFVEEVIKMLNMEDFANAVVGVPGEGLNVEQRKLLTIGVELAAKPKLLLFLDEPTSGLDSQSSWAICAFLRKLADAGQAILCTVHQPSAILFQEFDRLLFLARGGKTVYFGEIGENSRTLLDYFASNGARRCGDEENPAEYMLEVVNNGTNSHGVAWNKVWDGTAEAQSVQTELDRIHGEKQQAIDDSGQTKDAREQSEFAMPLWTQLGIVTQRVFQQYWRMPSYIFAKFFLGTFAGLFVGFTFFDADDTEAGTQNVVFSVFMLTTIFSTLVQQIQPQFITQRSLYEVREKPSKAYSWKAFLCANIIVEIPFQIVTAVLIFACFYYPVVGVQSSDRQGLVLAFVIQLLLYSSVFAHFTIVVMPDARTAASVVTVLTLMSIIFSGVLQTAEALPGFWIFMYRVSPFTYWIGGIVATELHGRPITCSSTETSVFNPPPGMSCAEYLAPLAGTGPGVLQNPNATEACAFCPVTTADELLAPSGIYWSERFRNFGIFWVYIVFDVCAAVFLYYFFRVRQPKKSRFSWLTMPWSKKKKAKKAVAAEEQADAAENKAEGRTDS; encoded by the exons ATGGCGAGCTCTGCGAACCAGCCTCCGGCCGAAGCGGAAGCCCGTGGGGCGCTCGGGTCCCCAGACGAGCAGAAGCCGGCGAAGGAGAAGAACAAGGTGGACGCGGGAGCCGACCAGGTCGAGCAGGAGCCGGCCCGGTCGAGCAGGAGCTCCGACGATGGCTCGacctcggacgacgacgaagacggcgaggccggaggGCTTCTGCGCCGCCACGACACCTCGGCCATGATTGAGCAGAACGAAAGGTCCGAGATTGTGCGCATCGCCACGGCCCTCTCCAGAAGACGATCCAGCGTGGCCGTCCCGCAGGTCGGTCCGAGCCCTCTGCCAGGCATCGCGGAGGACCCGGCCCTCAACCCTGAGAGCACCGAGTTCGACCTCTCCAAGTGGTTGCGCAACttcgtcgagcagctgcaggagGAGGGGTTCGTCGCGAGACGCACCGGCGTCACCTTCAAGGACCTCGACGTCTTCGGCTCCGGCTCGGCCCTCCAGCTGCAGCAGACCGTCAGCTCCGTCCTCATGGCCCCCGTGCGGCTCGGCGAGTTCTTCAGCTTCGGCAAGAAGGAGCCGAAGCAGATCTTGCACGCCTTCGAGGGCCTCGTCTTGAgcggcgagctcctcgtcgttcTCGGCCGACCCGGCTCCGGCTGCAGCACCCTCCTCAAGACCCTCTGCGGCGAGACGCACGGCCTCAACCTCGGCGAGAAGTCGTACGTCAACTACAGCGGTGTCCCGCAGAAGAAGATGCAGAAGGAGTTCAAGGGAGAGATGGTCTACAACCAGGAG GTCGAGAAGCACTTCCCGCACCTGACGACCGGCCAGACGCTCGAGTTTGCCGCTTCCGTCCGCACGCCCTCGCATCGAATCCAGGGCATGTCGCGTGCCGAGTTCTGCCGGTACGTCGCCAAggtcgtcatggccgtcttTGGCCTCAGTCACACCTACAACACCAAGGTCGGAAACGACTTCATCCGCGGCGTCTCTGGCGGTGAGAGGAAGCGGGTCAGCATTGCCGAGATGGTGCTCGCCGGTAGCCCCTTCTCCTGCTGGGACAACTCGACGCGTGGCCTCGACTCCGCCACGGCCTTCAAGTTTGTCCGGGCCCTGCGCATGTCGAGCGACCTTGGCTCCCACACCAACATCGTCGCCATCTACCAGGCCAGCCAGTCCATCTACGACCTCTTCGACAAGGCCATCGTCCTCTACGAGGGCCGTCAGATCTACTTTGGCCCCGCCGACCAGGCGCGAGGCTACTTCGAGAGGCAGGGATGGCTCTGCCCTCCTCGGCAGACCACCGGCGACTTCCTCACCTCGGTCACGAACCCTCAGGAGCGGCAAGCCCGCGAGGGCATGGAAAGCCAGGTCCCGCGCACGCCCGAGGACTTTGAGCGATGCTGGCGCGCCTCTCCCGAGTGCCTCGCCCTGCGGAACGACATCGCCGCCTACGAGCAGGAGTTctcggccgagcagcagcacgaGAGCATCGTCAAGTTCAGGGAGCAGAAGAACTTCCGCCAGTCCAAGCGTGTGCGGCCCAAGTCGCCCTACATCATCAACACCTGGATGCAGCTGAAGCTGCTCACGAAGCGTGCCTACCAGCGCATCTGGAACAACATCTCGGCTTCCATGACCCAGGCCGTCTCCCAGCTCGTCATGGCTCTTATCATCGGTTCCATCTTTTACGGCACGCCCGATGCCACCGTCGGCTTCTACGCCAAGGGCTCCACCCTCTTCATGGCCATTCTCCTCAACGCCCtcaccgccatcgccgagatCAGCGGCCTCTACGAACAGCGACCCATCGTCGAGAAGCACGCCTCGTACGCCTTCTACCACCCGGCCtgggaggcggccgccggcatcctcgccgacataCCCATCAAGTTCGTCACCGCCACCGTCTTCAACATTGTCCTCTACTTCATGGCCGGCCTGcgcgaggaagccggcgccTTCTTCCTCTACTTCCTCATAACGTACATGTCAATCTTCGTCATGAGCGCCATCTTCCGAACCCTCGCGGCCGCCACCCGGACCATCTCCCAAGCCATGGCCCtggccggcgtcctcgtcctcgctctcgtcatATACACGGGCTTCGCCATCCGCGTGCCCGAAATGCACCCTTGGTTCTCGTGGATCCGATGGGTAAACCCCATCTTCTACGCCTTCGagatcctcgtcgccaacgaGTTCCACAACCGCAACTTCACCTGTTCCGCCATCATCCCGCCGtactcgccgccgcagggcGACTATTGGATCTGCAacgccatcggcgccgttgcCGGTGAGTACACGGTCAGCGGGGACGCCTTCATCGCCGAAAACTACGAGTATTACTGGTCCAACGTCTGGCGAAACCTTGGCATCCTCTGGGCATTCCTCATCGGCTTCATGGCCTTGTACTTTCTCGTCGCCGAACTCAACTCCTCGACCAcgagcacggccgaggccctcgtctTCCAGCGTGGCTCCGTCCCGCAGTATCTCCTCAAGGGGAACGGCAACGCCGGCCAGGAAGCCGGAGTCGCCGCGAAGGCGGATGCGGCCACGaagcccgacggcggcggcgccgacgtcaagGCCCTCGAGCCTCAGAAGGATATCTTCACATGGCGCAATGTCGTGTACGACATCGAGATCAAGGGCGAGCCTCGCAGGCTCCTCGACCACGTCTCCGGCTGGGTCAAGCCCGGGACGCTCACTGCCCTCATGGGTGTCAGCGGTGCTGGCAAGACGACTCTTCTCGACGTACTCGCgcagaggacgacgatgggggTCATCACCGGCGACAtgctcgtcaacggcaagCCTCGCGACGCATCGTTCCAGCGAAAGACGGGCTACGTTCAGCAGCAAG ATCTTCACCTGCAGACGGCCACCGTCCGAGAGAGCCTACGATTCAGCGCTATGCTCCGCCAACCCAAGTCGGTGACCAAGAAGGAAAAGTACGCATTCGTCGAGGAAGTCATCAAGATGCTCAACATGGAGGACTTCgccaacgccgtcgtcggcgtcccgGGCGAGGGTCTCAATGTCGAGCAGCGCAAACTTCTGACCATCGGTGTGGAGCTCGCCGCGAAGCCGAAGCTCCttctcttcctcgacgagccgacgAGCGGACTCGATTCCCAGAGCTCCTGGGCCATCTGCGCGTTCCTGCGCAagctggccgacgccggccaggCCATACTCTGCACAGTGCATCAGCCCAGCGCCATCCTCTTTCAGGAGTTCGACCGCTTGCTCTTCCTCGCCAGGGGCGGCAAGACGGTGTACTTTGGCGAAATTGGCGAGAACTCGCGGACGCTGCTGGACTACTTTGCCTCCAACGGCGCCCGCCGTTGCGGTGACGAGGAGAACCCCGCCGAGTACATGCTCGAAGTTGTCAACAACGGAACGAACAGCCACGGCGTGGCGTGGAACAAGGTCTGGGACGGCACTGCGGAGGCGCAGTCCGTACAAACCGAGCTGGACAGGATTCACGGCGAAAAGCAGCAAGCCATCGACGACAGTGGCCAGACCAAGGACGCTCGAGAGCAGTCCGAGTTTGCCATGCCTCTGTGGACTCAGCTGGGTATCGTCACCCAGCGAGTGTTTCAGCAATACTGGCGAATGCCCAGCTACATATTCGCCAAGTTCTTTCTCGGCACCTTTGCCGGTCTTTTCGTCGGTTTCACCTTTTTCGACGCCGATGATACCGAAGCCGGCACGCAGAAcgtcgtcttctccgtcttCATGCTCACCACCATTTTCTCCACCCTCGTACAGCAG ATTCAACCCCAGTTCATCACGCAGCGGTCACTGTACGAGGTTCGCGAGAAGCCCAGCAAGGCATATTCCTGGAAGGCATTCCTCTGCGCCAACATCATCGTCGAGATCCCGTTCCAGATCGTCACCGCCGTTCTCATCTTCGCCTGTTTTTACTACCCCGTCGTCGGGGTCCAGTCTTCGGATCGGCAggggctcgtcctcgccttcgTCATCCAACTGCTCCTCTACAGCTCCGTGTTTGCCCATTTCACTATCGTCGTCATGCCGGACGCACGTACGGCGGCCAGCGTTGTGACCGTGCTGACGCTCATGTCCATCATCTTCAGCGGCGTTCtccagacggccgaggcgctgcCAGGATTCTGGATATTCATGTATCGCGTCAGCCCCTTCACCTACTGgatcggcggcatcgtcgcgaCGGAACTGCACGGGCGACCCATCACCTGCTCCTCCACGGAAACGTCGGTTTTCAACCCTCCGCCGGGCATGAGCTGCGCAGAGTACCTCGCGCCGTTGGCGGGAACGGGGCCGGGCGTGCTTCAAAACCCCAACGCGACCGAGGCGTGCGCCTTCTGCCCcgtcacgacggccgacgagcttctggcgccgtcgggcatCTACTGGTCGGAAAGATTCAGAAACTTTGGAATCTTTTGGGTGTACATCGTCTTTGACGTTTGCGCCGCCGTTTTCCTTTATTACTTTTTCAGGGTTCGGCAGCCGAAGAAGTCGCGTTTCTCTTGGCTCACCATGCCTTGGtccaagaagaagaaggcgaagaaggctgtcgccgccgaagagCAGGCTGACGCCGCGGAGAATAAGGCGGAGGGACGGACGGACTCATAA
- a CDS encoding proteasome component Y13, producing the protein MSRRYDSRTTIFSPEGRLYQVEYALEAISHAGTAIGILAKDGIVLAAERKVTSKLLEQDTSAEKLYVLNDNMICAVAGMTADANILINFARQAAQRYLLTYNEDIPCEQLVRRLCDLKQGYTQHGGLRPFGVSFIYAGWDPRRQFQLYLSNPSGNYGGWKATSAGANNASAQSLLKQDYKEDCTLDEACVMAVKVLSKTMDSTKLSSEKIEFATVGQTDDGKIYHRLWSADEITALLKEHDLAKTDDAEDK; encoded by the exons ATGTCTCGCCGCTACGATTCTAGA ACAACCATCTTCTCACCGGAAGGTCGGCTGTATCAAGTCGAGTACGCTCTCGAGGCCATCTCCcacgccggcaccgccatcggcatcctcgccaaggatggcatcgtcctcgccgccgaacGCAAGGTCACCTCCAAGCTGCTGGAACAAGACACTTCGGCGGAGAAGCTCTACGTTCTGAACGA CAACATGatctgcgccgtcgccggcatgacggccgacgcgaACATCCTCATCAACTTCGCCCGCCAAGCCGCCCAGCGCTACCTACTCACCTACAACGAAGATATCCCCTGCGAGCAGCTCGTACGTCGGCTCTGCGACCTGAAACAAGGATACACGCAACACGGCGGCTTGCGACCCTTTGGAGTCTCCTTCATCTACGCCGGCTGGGACCCGCGGAGGCAGTTCCAACTCTACCTCAGCAACCCATCGGGCAACTACGGCGGATGGAAGGCGACGAGCGCCGGTGCCAACAACGCAAGCGCCCAGAGCTTGCTCAAGCAAGACTACAAGGAGGATTGCACCCTGGACGAGGCCtgcgtcatggccgtcaaGGTGCTGAGCAAGACGATGGACTCGACCAAGCTGAGCAGCGAGAAAa TCGAATTCGCCACGGTCGGCCaaaccgacgacggcaagatcTACCACCGACTATGGAGCGCCGACGAGATTACGGCCTTGCTGAAGGAGCACGACCTGGCCAAGACggatgatgccgaggacAAGTAG